The following proteins come from a genomic window of Nicotiana tomentosiformis chromosome 12, ASM39032v3, whole genome shotgun sequence:
- the LOC138903380 gene encoding uncharacterized protein: protein MAMITKDFKKYLKRGKGPSRSGSYSKLKAPERKKEQVQSKKNKGSTKAMVDAWGESSNDNSDDEDGDEQALMATGESDEESEVKVKGSSQIWFFHPEQHDRGNRTKRKCSQTSREPVHKPVPQQQSIEGTSRGNRLVVKSYEYQSSHPIENIITDPTSGIKTRSSLENLCAFDAFLSLIEPKNVVDALQDAYWIDVKSAFLNGYLKEKAFVKQPPGVESKESPDLVYKLDKALYGLKQAPRAWYERLSKFLLDHDYKRGKIDNTLFLKEKDF, encoded by the exons atggctatgatcacaaaggacttcaagaagtacctaaagagaggaaagggtccttcaagaagtggaagctatagCAAACTAAAGGCTCCTGAAAG gaagaaggaacaggttcaatccaagaagaacaaaggatcaacaaaggcaATGGTTgatgcttggggagaaagctcaaaTGACaactcagatgatgaagatggagatgaacaagcacttatggctacTGGAGAATCTGATGAGGAATCTGAGGTCAAAGTGAAGGGGAGTAGCCAAATATG GTTCTTTCACCCAGAGCAACATGACagggggaatagaacaaagaggaaatgttctcaaacctcaagggaaccTGTCCATAAACCTGTTCCACAGCAACAAAgcattgaaggaacatcaaggggaaacCGGTTGGTTGTAAAATCTTAcgagtatcaaagttctcatcccattgagaacataatcactgatccaacctctggaatcaaaaccagatcttcattagaaaatctttgtgcttttgatgccttcttatctcttattgaacctaaaaatgttgttgaTGCTTTGCAGGATGCATACTGG attgatgtcaagagtgccttcctcaatggctatctaaaggaaaaagcgtttgtcaagcaacctccaggGGTTGAAAGCAAGGAAAGTCCCGATcttgtgtacaaacttgacaaagcactttatgggctcaagcaagctccaagagcatggtatgaaagattatcaaagtttttgcttgatcatgactacaagagaggtaaaattgacaatactttgttcttgaaagaaaaag ATttctaa